The following are encoded together in the Streptomyces rapamycinicus NRRL 5491 genome:
- the dhaL gene encoding dihydroxyacetone kinase subunit DhaL — protein sequence MSSSEPAVDDVLDTPFFLRWLTAAATSVSREATRLTDLDSAIGDADHGTNMQRGFAAVSEALEKEPPGSPGATLILAGRQLISKVGGASGPLYGTLLRRAGKALGDAEQITPQQLADALRAGVDAVAQLGGAAPGDKTMLDALLPAVEALGAGTGSFAAAGEAAEKGALATVPMLARKGRASYLGERSVGHQDPGATSSALIIGALAEAGR from the coding sequence GTGTCCAGCAGTGAACCCGCCGTCGACGACGTGCTCGACACCCCTTTCTTCCTCCGATGGCTCACCGCCGCCGCCACGTCCGTGAGCCGTGAGGCGACCCGTCTCACCGACCTGGACTCCGCGATCGGCGACGCCGACCACGGCACCAATATGCAGCGCGGCTTCGCCGCCGTGTCCGAGGCGCTGGAGAAGGAGCCCCCGGGCTCGCCCGGGGCCACGCTCATCCTGGCCGGGCGCCAGCTGATCTCCAAGGTCGGCGGGGCCTCCGGGCCGCTGTACGGGACGCTGCTGCGGCGCGCCGGAAAGGCGCTCGGCGACGCCGAGCAGATCACCCCGCAGCAGCTGGCGGACGCGCTGCGGGCCGGGGTGGACGCGGTGGCGCAGCTCGGCGGCGCCGCGCCCGGCGACAAGACGATGCTGGACGCGTTGCTCCCCGCCGTCGAGGCGCTGGGCGCGGGCACCGGCTCGTTCGCGGCCGCGGGCGAGGCCGCCGAGAAGGGGGCGCTGGCCACCGTGCCGATGCTGGCCCGCAAGGGCAGGGCCAGCTATCTGGGTGAGCGGAGCGTCGGCCACCAGGACCCGGGCGCCACCTCGTCGGCGCTGATCATCGGCGCACTGGCGGAGGCGGGCCGATGA
- the dhaK gene encoding dihydroxyacetone kinase subunit DhaK — translation MKMLINVPETVVADALRGLAACHPELIVDVDNRVIVRRDAPIEGKVGLVSGGGSGHEPLHGGFVGPGMLDAACPGEVFTSPVPDQMVRAAAAVDSGKGVLFIVKNYTGDVLNFDMAAELAEDEGIQIAKVLVNDDAAVTDSLYTAGRRGTGATLFVEKIAGAAADEGAPLERVESIARRVNELSRSFGVALTACSTPAKGGPTFDLPAGELELGVGIHGEPGRERRAMMTSREIADYAVEVVVEDLRPDSPVLLLVNGMGATPQLELYGFAAEVHRALGERRVAVARTLVGNYVTSLDMAGASITLCQVDEDLLRLWDAPVRTAGLRWGA, via the coding sequence ATGAAAATGCTCATCAACGTCCCCGAGACCGTGGTCGCCGACGCCCTGCGCGGACTGGCCGCCTGCCACCCCGAGCTGATCGTCGACGTCGACAACCGGGTGATCGTCCGGCGGGACGCGCCGATCGAGGGCAAGGTGGGACTGGTCTCCGGCGGCGGCTCGGGGCACGAACCGCTGCACGGCGGTTTCGTGGGCCCCGGCATGCTCGACGCCGCCTGCCCCGGCGAGGTGTTCACCTCCCCGGTGCCGGACCAGATGGTGCGCGCCGCGGCGGCCGTGGACAGCGGCAAGGGCGTGCTGTTCATCGTCAAGAACTACACGGGCGACGTGCTCAACTTCGACATGGCCGCCGAGCTCGCCGAGGACGAGGGCATCCAGATCGCCAAGGTCCTGGTCAACGACGACGCGGCGGTCACCGACAGCCTCTACACGGCGGGCCGGCGCGGCACCGGCGCCACCCTGTTCGTGGAGAAGATCGCGGGCGCGGCGGCCGACGAGGGCGCGCCGCTGGAGCGGGTGGAGTCGATCGCCCGGCGGGTGAACGAGCTCTCGCGGAGCTTCGGCGTCGCGCTCACCGCCTGCTCCACCCCGGCCAAGGGCGGCCCCACCTTCGACCTCCCCGCCGGGGAGCTGGAGTTGGGCGTGGGCATCCACGGCGAGCCGGGGCGTGAGCGGCGGGCGATGATGACCTCCCGCGAGATCGCCGACTACGCGGTGGAGGTGGTGGTCGAGGATCTGCGCCCGGACAGCCCGGTGCTGCTGCTCGTCAACGGCATGGGGGCGACCCCGCAGCTGGAGCTGTACGGCTTCGCCGCCGAGGTGCACCGGGCGCTCGGCGAGCGCCGGGTGGCGGTGGCGCGTACGCTCGTCGGCAACTACGTCACATCACTCGACATGGCGGGCGCCTCGATCACGCTGTGCCAGGTCGACGAGGACCTCCTGCGGCTGTGGGACGCGCCCGTGCGGACCGCCGGGCTGCGCTGGGGCGCCTGA
- a CDS encoding pyridoxamine 5'-phosphate oxidase family protein has protein sequence MENTAAPAAAVLPPRPQHRPPQRYRRPAPWLGLVAIGYAVVQLAMVIPHTGHALGWDESVYVSQVDPRTPPAYFSAPRSRGVSLLVAPLVSATDSIPALRILLMLLSAGALYGAFRVWARLLPAPQVALAALLFSGLWITQISGPAVMPNLWVAIGAVAAVGWFLRVPDEPNARWWLAAVLAGVTLVRTPDGGWLTLPLLIGAIGVRTWRPALLPLIGGPLLGAAQWIGEAYDRFGGIGERLNVSSDVEGGMGLHFSVGAALRSLNGPQLCRPCEVPLRHPELTVWWLALPVLTLLAVHTALRDRQELRRVRVGLGRPAVRPPGVPLTVLPIACAATLALPYLLLIGYSAPRFLMPSYALLALPIAGLVFRAVRAARSPQHLAVALGVIITLHLASQFVILNHTAKQSDATTGRYRTAAKGLQRLGLRPPCLVTGDRALPVAYHAGCSSAQTSGNNRSTTLPSLLRRAAREPTALLLRRGRARPPAYARTWVAYPLPGTEWNAYLPPDQAREWEVRKSRQETSGNGPSMGAMTMTYPTTSWAGFAAAEPAFAEYAQDRFRRYRHHVLATLRQDGSPRVTPLEVNFLSGELWLGMMPESRKALDLRRDPRFSVQANPGPGEDLTEGDIRVSGRAVEVTDPGTIARFAEEIRPPEPFHLFRAEVTEVVHTTLENGRLVLRTWRPGQPVRVVRPGGDDTPSRTAG, from the coding sequence ATGGAGAATACTGCCGCACCGGCGGCCGCCGTCCTGCCCCCGCGCCCCCAGCACCGCCCGCCGCAGCGGTATCGTCGTCCGGCCCCCTGGCTCGGCCTGGTCGCCATCGGATACGCCGTGGTCCAGCTCGCCATGGTGATCCCGCACACCGGGCACGCGCTGGGCTGGGACGAGTCCGTGTATGTCTCCCAGGTCGATCCGCGCACCCCGCCCGCGTACTTCAGCGCACCCCGCTCGCGCGGCGTCAGTCTCCTGGTCGCGCCCCTCGTATCCGCCACCGACTCCATTCCGGCGCTGCGGATCCTGCTGATGCTGCTGTCCGCGGGCGCGCTCTACGGCGCCTTCCGGGTCTGGGCCCGGCTGCTGCCCGCACCCCAGGTGGCCCTGGCCGCGCTGCTGTTCTCCGGGCTGTGGATCACCCAGATCAGCGGGCCGGCGGTGATGCCCAACCTCTGGGTGGCGATCGGCGCCGTGGCCGCCGTCGGCTGGTTCCTCCGGGTGCCCGACGAACCGAACGCCCGCTGGTGGCTGGCCGCCGTCCTCGCGGGCGTCACCCTGGTCCGCACCCCCGACGGGGGATGGCTCACCCTGCCGCTGCTGATCGGCGCGATCGGGGTGCGCACCTGGCGCCCCGCCCTGCTTCCGCTGATCGGCGGACCGCTGCTCGGCGCCGCCCAGTGGATCGGCGAGGCGTACGACCGCTTCGGCGGCATCGGGGAGCGGCTGAACGTCTCCAGCGACGTCGAGGGCGGCATGGGCCTGCACTTCAGCGTCGGCGCCGCGCTGCGCAGCCTCAACGGGCCCCAGCTGTGCCGCCCCTGCGAGGTGCCGCTGCGCCACCCGGAGCTGACCGTGTGGTGGCTGGCGCTGCCCGTGCTGACCCTTCTCGCCGTGCACACCGCCCTGCGCGACCGCCAGGAGCTGCGCCGGGTGCGGGTGGGGCTCGGCCGCCCGGCCGTCCGGCCCCCGGGCGTACCGCTGACCGTGCTGCCCATCGCCTGCGCGGCCACCCTCGCCCTGCCCTATCTGCTGCTCATCGGCTACTCCGCACCGCGCTTCCTGATGCCCTCCTACGCGCTGCTGGCGCTGCCGATCGCCGGGCTGGTGTTCCGCGCCGTACGGGCCGCGCGGTCGCCGCAGCACCTGGCGGTCGCCCTCGGGGTGATCATCACGCTCCATCTGGCGAGCCAGTTCGTCATCCTCAACCACACCGCCAAGCAGTCCGACGCCACCACCGGCCGCTATCGCACCGCCGCGAAGGGGCTCCAGCGGCTGGGGCTGCGCCCGCCCTGCCTGGTGACCGGTGACCGCGCCCTGCCCGTCGCGTACCACGCGGGCTGCTCCTCCGCCCAGACCAGCGGGAACAACCGGTCCACCACCCTGCCCTCGCTGCTGCGCCGCGCCGCCCGGGAGCCGACCGCGCTGCTGCTGCGGCGCGGCCGGGCCCGGCCCCCGGCCTACGCCCGCACCTGGGTCGCCTATCCGCTGCCGGGCACCGAGTGGAACGCGTATCTGCCCCCGGACCAGGCGCGGGAGTGGGAAGTCCGGAAATCCCGACAGGAGACGTCCGGAAACGGTCCGAGCATGGGCGCCATGACGATGACCTACCCGACCACCAGCTGGGCCGGATTCGCGGCGGCCGAGCCCGCCTTCGCCGAGTACGCCCAGGACCGCTTCCGGCGCTACCGCCACCATGTGCTGGCCACCCTGCGCCAGGACGGCTCCCCGCGGGTCACCCCGCTCGAAGTGAACTTCCTCTCCGGCGAGTTGTGGCTCGGCATGATGCCGGAGTCGCGCAAGGCGCTGGACCTGCGCCGCGACCCCCGGTTCTCGGTGCAGGCCAACCCCGGCCCGGGCGAGGACCTGACCGAGGGCGACATCCGGGTGAGCGGCCGGGCGGTCGAGGTGACCGACCCCGGGACGATCGCCCGCTTCGCCGAGGAGATCCGGCCGCCCGAGCCCTTCCACCTCTTCCGCGCCGAGGTGACCGAGGTGGTGCACACCACCCTGGAGAACGGGCGGCTGGTACTGCGCACCTGGCGTCCGGGCCAGCCGGTTCGGGTCGTACGGCCGGGCGGCGACGACACCCCGTCCCGGACGGCGGGCTGA
- a CDS encoding acyl-CoA dehydrogenase family protein yields the protein MDLEYTPDQRRLRDELRAYFAELVPDDAYARYADSTGQKRFYRETIRRLGTDGWLGVGWPEEYGGRGLGPVEQFIFFDEAAQAGVPLPLMALNTVGPTIMRFGTEEQKAYFLPKVLSGEIDFAIGYSEPDAGTDLASLKTRAVRDGDTTSGHYTVNGQKTWTTNGDTADWVWLAVRTDPDAKPHKGISILLVPTDDPGYSATLIKTLASHDTTASYYEDIRVPATRRVGAENEGWRMITTQLNYERVTLAAHGTMAIRALRGVRQWAADTKLPDGRRVIDLGWVRGRLARTHARLDAMKLLNWQMVEALEREALTPQDASAVKVYGSEARRDAYAWLMEIVGAAGPLKEGSAGEVLHGELERGYRSSVVFTFGGGNNEVQREIISWIGLGMPRVRR from the coding sequence GTGGACCTCGAATACACCCCTGATCAGCGGCGGTTGCGCGATGAGCTGCGCGCGTACTTCGCCGAACTGGTCCCCGATGACGCCTACGCCCGCTACGCCGACTCCACCGGGCAGAAGCGGTTCTACCGCGAGACCATCCGCCGGCTCGGCACCGACGGCTGGCTGGGGGTGGGCTGGCCCGAGGAGTACGGCGGGCGCGGGCTCGGCCCGGTCGAGCAGTTCATCTTCTTCGACGAGGCGGCCCAGGCCGGGGTGCCGCTGCCGCTGATGGCGCTCAACACCGTCGGGCCCACCATCATGCGGTTCGGCACCGAGGAGCAGAAGGCGTACTTCCTGCCCAAGGTGCTCTCCGGCGAGATCGACTTCGCGATCGGCTACAGCGAGCCCGACGCCGGTACGGACCTCGCCTCCCTCAAGACCCGCGCGGTGCGCGACGGCGACACCACCTCCGGCCACTACACAGTCAACGGCCAGAAGACCTGGACCACCAACGGCGACACCGCCGACTGGGTCTGGCTCGCGGTCCGCACCGACCCCGACGCCAAACCCCACAAGGGCATCAGCATCCTGCTGGTCCCGACCGACGACCCCGGCTACTCCGCCACCCTCATCAAAACCCTCGCCTCCCACGACACCACCGCCAGCTACTACGAGGACATCCGCGTCCCGGCCACCCGCCGCGTCGGCGCCGAGAACGAGGGCTGGCGCATGATCACCACCCAGCTCAACTACGAGCGGGTCACCCTCGCCGCCCACGGCACCATGGCCATCCGCGCCCTGCGCGGCGTCCGCCAGTGGGCCGCCGACACCAAGCTGCCCGACGGCCGCCGGGTGATCGACCTGGGCTGGGTGCGCGGCCGGCTGGCCCGCACCCACGCCCGGCTCGACGCCATGAAGCTGCTCAACTGGCAGATGGTGGAGGCCCTCGAGCGGGAGGCCCTCACCCCGCAGGACGCCTCCGCCGTCAAGGTCTACGGCTCCGAGGCACGCCGTGACGCCTACGCCTGGCTGATGGAGATCGTCGGCGCCGCCGGTCCGCTCAAGGAGGGCTCGGCGGGCGAGGTCCTCCACGGCGAGCTGGAGCGCGGCTACCGCAGCAGCGTCGTCTTCACCTTCGGCGGCGGCAACAACGAGGTCCAGCGGGAGATCATCTCCTGGATCGGGCTGGGGATGCCACGGGTGCGCCGCTGA
- a CDS encoding ATP-binding cassette domain-containing protein — MSRATDKDAGSPEPHAADSHDLIRVHGARENNLKDVSIELPKRRLTVFTGVSGSGKSSLVFDTIAAESQRLINETYSAFLQGFMPNLARPEVDVLDGLTTAITVDQQRMGSDPRSTVGTATDANAMLRILFSRLGTPHIGPPAAYSFNVASVSATGGFTVDRGAEKTKTEKVSFSRTGGMCTHCEGRGRVSDIDLAQLYDDSKSLSEDPFTIPTYTGDGWVVRVISESGFFDKGKPIAKYTKKERHDFLYREPTKVKINGVNLTYEGLIPKLQKTFLSKDRESMQPHIRAFVDRAVTFAECPECDGTRLSELTRSSKIGKVNIADACAMEIRDLAGWVRGLTEPSVAPLLTKLQHTLDSFVEIGLGYLSLDRASGTLSGGEAQRTKMIRHLGSSLTDVTYVFDEPTIGLHPHDIQRMNNLLLRLRDKGNTVLVVEHKPETIAIADHVVDLGPGAGTAGGTVCFEGTVEGLRASDGVTGRHLDDRATLKDTVRKATGQLEIRGASANNLRDVDVDIPLGVLCVITGVAGSGKSSLVHGSIPAPEGVVSVDQTPIRGSRRSNPATYTGLLDPIRKAFAKANGVKPALFSANSEGACPTCNGAGVIYTDLAIMQSVATPCEDCEGKRFSASVLDYHLGGRDVSEVLAMPVTEAEEFFGSGEARTPAAHKILQRMTDVGLGYLTLGQPLTTLSGGERQRLKLAVHMADKGGVYVLDEPTTGLHLADVEQLLGLLDRLVDSGKSVIVIEHHQAVMAHADWIVDLGPGAGHDGGRVVFEGTPADLVAARSTLTGEHLAAYVGG, encoded by the coding sequence ATGAGCAGGGCCACGGACAAGGACGCGGGGTCGCCTGAACCCCACGCCGCCGACAGCCACGATCTGATCCGGGTGCACGGCGCGCGTGAGAACAACCTCAAGGACGTCAGCATCGAGCTCCCGAAGCGTCGGCTGACGGTGTTCACCGGCGTCTCGGGCTCGGGCAAGAGCTCGCTGGTGTTCGACACCATCGCCGCCGAGTCACAGCGGCTGATCAACGAGACCTACAGCGCCTTCCTCCAGGGCTTCATGCCGAACCTGGCGCGCCCCGAGGTCGACGTGCTCGACGGGCTGACCACCGCCATCACCGTCGACCAGCAGCGGATGGGCTCCGACCCCCGCTCCACCGTGGGCACCGCCACCGACGCCAACGCGATGCTGCGCATCCTCTTCAGCCGGCTCGGCACACCGCACATCGGCCCGCCCGCCGCGTACTCCTTCAACGTGGCCTCGGTCTCGGCGACCGGTGGCTTCACGGTCGACCGCGGGGCCGAGAAGACGAAGACCGAGAAGGTGAGCTTCAGCCGCACCGGCGGCATGTGCACCCACTGCGAAGGCCGGGGCAGGGTCTCCGACATCGACCTCGCCCAGCTGTACGACGACTCCAAGTCGCTCTCCGAGGACCCGTTCACCATTCCCACCTACACCGGGGACGGCTGGGTGGTGCGGGTCATCTCCGAGTCGGGCTTCTTCGACAAGGGCAAGCCGATCGCCAAGTACACCAAGAAGGAGCGGCACGACTTCCTCTACCGCGAGCCGACCAAGGTGAAGATCAACGGGGTCAACCTCACCTACGAGGGGCTGATCCCGAAGCTCCAGAAGACCTTCCTGTCCAAGGACCGGGAGTCGATGCAGCCGCACATCCGGGCCTTCGTGGACCGGGCGGTCACCTTCGCCGAATGCCCCGAGTGCGACGGCACCCGGCTCAGCGAGCTGACCCGCTCCTCGAAGATCGGCAAGGTCAACATCGCCGACGCGTGCGCGATGGAGATCCGTGACCTGGCCGGCTGGGTCCGCGGGCTGACGGAGCCGTCGGTGGCGCCGCTGCTCACCAAGCTCCAGCACACCCTGGACTCGTTCGTGGAGATCGGCCTCGGCTATCTCTCACTCGACCGGGCCTCGGGCACGCTCTCCGGTGGCGAGGCCCAGCGCACCAAGATGATCCGCCACCTCGGCTCCTCGCTCACCGATGTGACGTACGTCTTCGACGAGCCCACCATCGGTCTGCACCCGCATGACATCCAGCGGATGAACAACCTGCTGCTGCGGCTGCGGGACAAGGGCAACACCGTGCTCGTGGTGGAGCACAAGCCGGAGACGATCGCCATCGCCGACCATGTCGTGGACCTCGGCCCCGGCGCCGGCACGGCGGGCGGCACCGTGTGCTTCGAGGGCACCGTCGAGGGGCTGCGGGCGAGTGACGGCGTCACCGGCCGCCATCTCGACGACCGGGCCACGCTCAAGGACACGGTCCGCAAGGCCACCGGGCAACTGGAGATCCGGGGCGCGTCCGCGAACAACCTGCGGGACGTCGACGTCGACATCCCGCTCGGGGTGCTCTGCGTCATCACCGGCGTCGCGGGCTCCGGCAAGAGCTCGCTCGTCCACGGCTCCATCCCGGCCCCGGAGGGTGTGGTCTCGGTGGACCAGACCCCGATCCGCGGCTCGCGCCGGAGCAACCCGGCCACGTACACCGGGCTGCTGGACCCGATCCGCAAGGCGTTCGCGAAGGCCAACGGCGTCAAGCCGGCGCTGTTCAGCGCCAACTCCGAGGGCGCCTGCCCCACCTGCAACGGCGCCGGTGTCATCTACACGGACCTGGCGATCATGCAGAGCGTGGCCACCCCATGCGAGGACTGCGAGGGCAAGCGGTTCAGCGCCTCGGTGCTGGATTACCACCTCGGCGGCCGTGACGTCAGCGAGGTGCTGGCGATGCCGGTGACCGAGGCCGAGGAGTTCTTCGGCAGCGGCGAGGCGCGCACCCCGGCGGCCCACAAGATCCTTCAGCGGATGACGGACGTCGGACTCGGCTACCTCACCCTCGGCCAGCCGCTCACCACGCTGTCCGGTGGCGAGCGGCAGCGGCTCAAGCTGGCCGTGCACATGGCCGACAAGGGCGGGGTCTACGTCCTGGACGAGCCGACCACCGGGCTGCACCTCGCCGATGTCGAGCAGCTGCTCGGGCTGCTGGACCGGCTCGTGGACTCCGGCAAGTCGGTCATCGTCATCGAGCACCACCAGGCCGTCATGGCGCACGCCGACTGGATCGTCGACCTCGGCCCCGGTGCCGGTCACGACGGTGGCCGCGTCGTCTTCGAGGGCACCCCGGCCGACCTCGTGGCCGCCCGGTCCACCCTCACCGGTGAGCACCTCGCGGCGTACGTCGGCGGCTGA
- a CDS encoding helix-turn-helix transcriptional regulator: MKRQDLDDLVRLRRARDRMDRDYAEPLDVPALARGALMSPGHFSRSFRAAFGETPYSYLMTRRIERAKALLRRGDLTVTEVCVAVGCTSLGSFSSRFTQLVGESPSGYRARGHDHGAAIPACMAKIHTRPVRNGEAGSAPRP; this comes from the coding sequence GTGAAACGGCAGGATCTCGATGACCTCGTCCGGCTGCGGCGGGCCCGCGACCGGATGGACCGCGACTACGCCGAGCCGCTCGACGTCCCGGCGCTGGCGCGGGGCGCCCTGATGTCGCCGGGCCACTTCTCCCGCAGCTTCCGCGCCGCCTTCGGCGAGACCCCGTACAGCTATCTGATGACCCGCCGCATCGAGCGGGCCAAGGCGCTGCTGCGGCGCGGCGACCTCACGGTGACCGAGGTCTGCGTCGCGGTCGGCTGTACCTCACTGGGGTCGTTCAGCTCGCGCTTCACACAGCTGGTCGGCGAGAGCCCGAGCGGCTACCGGGCCCGCGGCCATGACCACGGCGCCGCCATCCCGGCGTGCATGGCCAAGATCCACACGCGACCGGTCAGGAATGGAGAAGCGGGCTCCGCCCCCCGGCCGTAG
- a CDS encoding VOC family protein: MDITLSTCFIAVDDHDKAIAFYRDVLGLEVRNDVGFEGMRWVTVGSPSQPDVSIVLEPPLADPNASPADRQTMAELLAKGLLRGVLFATDDCDATFERISGAGGEVLQEPMDQPYGVRDCAFRDPAGNLLRFTQPLKK; this comes from the coding sequence ATGGACATCACCCTTTCCACATGCTTCATCGCCGTCGACGACCACGACAAGGCGATCGCCTTCTACCGCGATGTGCTCGGCCTCGAGGTGCGCAATGACGTCGGATTCGAGGGGATGCGCTGGGTGACCGTCGGGTCGCCCTCGCAGCCGGACGTGAGCATCGTCCTGGAGCCGCCGCTCGCCGACCCGAACGCCTCACCGGCCGACAGACAGACCATGGCGGAGCTGCTGGCCAAGGGCCTGCTGCGCGGCGTCCTCTTCGCGACGGACGACTGCGACGCCACCTTCGAGCGCATCAGCGGCGCGGGCGGCGAGGTGCTGCAGGAGCCCATGGACCAGCCCTACGGCGTCCGCGACTGCGCCTTCCGCGACCCCGCCGGCAATCTGCTGCGCTTCACCCAGCCGCTCAAGAAGTGA
- a CDS encoding oxygenase MpaB family protein, with the protein MAAAIRRGGPDGDPGLYGPRSVTWQMHGDPVMWIAGVRALYLQALHPLAVRGVTQNSDFRKDAWGRLLRTARFVATVTYGTTEAAERAGAKVRGIHRRLSLTDPATGVRYGVDEPELLLWVHCAELDSYLHVMRRSGYPLTDSQADAYVAENVVSARLVGLDPAAVPGDTAALAAYFAKVRPELAATPDAREVDAFLRRPPVHALLVPAREVIWGRFASLAYGTLPPYAHALYGRPAPPPRVVTRRLRAMGGALRCIPPRARWQLPPKHIMRAVERLGPGSRPSPYKLRRNAAILDSGDATGARPFAAGLHGGGGS; encoded by the coding sequence ATGGCGGCGGCCATACGGCGGGGCGGACCGGACGGCGACCCGGGGCTCTACGGTCCACGGTCGGTCACCTGGCAGATGCACGGCGACCCGGTGATGTGGATCGCGGGCGTGCGTGCCCTGTACCTCCAGGCCCTGCATCCGCTCGCGGTGCGCGGCGTCACCCAGAACTCCGACTTCCGCAAGGACGCCTGGGGACGGCTGCTGCGCACCGCGCGGTTCGTCGCCACCGTCACCTACGGCACCACCGAGGCGGCCGAGCGGGCGGGCGCCAAGGTCCGCGGCATTCACCGCAGGCTCTCCCTGACCGACCCGGCCACCGGGGTCCGGTACGGGGTCGACGAGCCCGAGCTGCTGCTGTGGGTGCACTGCGCCGAGCTCGACTCCTACCTCCATGTGATGCGGCGCTCCGGCTATCCGCTCACCGACTCCCAGGCGGACGCCTACGTCGCCGAGAACGTGGTGTCCGCCCGGCTGGTCGGCCTCGACCCCGCCGCCGTACCGGGCGATACGGCGGCGCTCGCCGCCTACTTCGCGAAGGTGCGCCCCGAACTCGCCGCCACCCCCGACGCCCGCGAGGTGGACGCCTTTCTGCGGCGGCCCCCGGTCCATGCCCTGCTCGTCCCGGCGCGCGAGGTGATCTGGGGGCGCTTCGCCTCGCTCGCCTACGGGACGCTGCCCCCGTACGCCCACGCACTGTACGGGCGCCCGGCGCCCCCGCCGCGGGTGGTCACCCGCAGGCTGCGGGCGATGGGCGGGGCGCTGCGCTGCATCCCGCCCAGGGCCCGCTGGCAGCTGCCGCCGAAGCACATCATGCGGGCGGTCGAACGGCTCGGCCCGGGCAGCCGCCCCTCGCCCTACAAACTGCGCAGAAACGCGGCCATACTGGACAGCGGGGATGCGACGGGTGCACGGCCGTTCGCGGCCGGTCTCCACGGGGGCGGCGGGAGCTGA